In one Mus caroli chromosome 14, CAROLI_EIJ_v1.1, whole genome shotgun sequence genomic region, the following are encoded:
- the Fam107a gene encoding actin-associated protein FAM107A isoform X1 produces the protein MAQKLGEWASAPAEATGLYRAMLLRSASMYSEIQRERADIEGLMARPEYREWNSELIKPKKLLNPVKASRSHQELHRELLMNHKRGLGMDSKPELQRVLEHRRRNQLIKKKEEELEAKRMQCPFKQELLRRQQRLNQLENPPQRDEDHAPEFIKVRENLRRITTLTSEERAL, from the exons ATGGCACAGAAGCTGGGCGAGTGGGCCAGTGCGCCCGCCGAGGCCACCGGGCTGTACCGAGCCATGCTGCTCAGGTCAG CCTCCATGTACTCAGAGATCCAGAGGGAGCGGGCTGACATCGAGGGACTCATGGCCCGGCCAGAGTACAGAGAGTGGAATTCAGAGCTCATCAAACCCAAGAAGCTGCTGAACCCTGTGAAGGCTTCTCGGAGCCATCAGGAGCTGCACCGTGAGCTGCTTATGAACCACAAAAG GGGCTTGGGTATGGACAGCAAGCCTGAGCTGCAGCGAGTCCTGGAGCACCGTCGCAGGAATCAGCTGatcaaaaagaaggaggaggagctggaggccaAGCGGATGCAGTGCCCCTTCAAGCAGGAGCTGCTGAGGCGGCAGCAGAGACTGAACCAG CTGGAAAACCCACCACAGAGAGACGAGGACCACGCCCCTGAGTTCATCAAAGTCCGGGAAAACCTACGCAGAATCACCACACTGACCAGCGAGGAAAGAGCACTGTAG
- the Fam107a gene encoding actin-associated protein FAM107A isoform X2, translating to MLSRKASMYSEIQRERADIEGLMARPEYREWNSELIKPKKLLNPVKASRSHQELHRELLMNHKRGLGMDSKPELQRVLEHRRRNQLIKKKEEELEAKRMQCPFKQELLRRQQRLNQLENPPQRDEDHAPEFIKVRENLRRITTLTSEERAL from the exons ATGCTGAGCCGGAAAG CCTCCATGTACTCAGAGATCCAGAGGGAGCGGGCTGACATCGAGGGACTCATGGCCCGGCCAGAGTACAGAGAGTGGAATTCAGAGCTCATCAAACCCAAGAAGCTGCTGAACCCTGTGAAGGCTTCTCGGAGCCATCAGGAGCTGCACCGTGAGCTGCTTATGAACCACAAAAG GGGCTTGGGTATGGACAGCAAGCCTGAGCTGCAGCGAGTCCTGGAGCACCGTCGCAGGAATCAGCTGatcaaaaagaaggaggaggagctggaggccaAGCGGATGCAGTGCCCCTTCAAGCAGGAGCTGCTGAGGCGGCAGCAGAGACTGAACCAG CTGGAAAACCCACCACAGAGAGACGAGGACCACGCCCCTGAGTTCATCAAAGTCCGGGAAAACCTACGCAGAATCACCACACTGACCAGCGAGGAAAGAGCACTGTAG
- the Fam107a gene encoding actin-associated protein FAM107A isoform X3 has product MYSEIQRERADIEGLMARPEYREWNSELIKPKKLLNPVKASRSHQELHRELLMNHKRGLGMDSKPELQRVLEHRRRNQLIKKKEEELEAKRMQCPFKQELLRRQQRLNQLENPPQRDEDHAPEFIKVRENLRRITTLTSEERAL; this is encoded by the exons ATGTACTCAGAGATCCAGAGGGAGCGGGCTGACATCGAGGGACTCATGGCCCGGCCAGAGTACAGAGAGTGGAATTCAGAGCTCATCAAACCCAAGAAGCTGCTGAACCCTGTGAAGGCTTCTCGGAGCCATCAGGAGCTGCACCGTGAGCTGCTTATGAACCACAAAAG GGGCTTGGGTATGGACAGCAAGCCTGAGCTGCAGCGAGTCCTGGAGCACCGTCGCAGGAATCAGCTGatcaaaaagaaggaggaggagctggaggccaAGCGGATGCAGTGCCCCTTCAAGCAGGAGCTGCTGAGGCGGCAGCAGAGACTGAACCAG CTGGAAAACCCACCACAGAGAGACGAGGACCACGCCCCTGAGTTCATCAAAGTCCGGGAAAACCTACGCAGAATCACCACACTGACCAGCGAGGAAAGAGCACTGTAG